The Abyssisolibacter fermentans genome has a segment encoding these proteins:
- a CDS encoding formate/nitrite transporter family protein, protein MKTPQEITKNLYSKAVSFLERPCREILIGGILAGVFVSLAAITSVTVCSDMSSYFGIGFTKLVFGIVFSLGLILIVLSGSELFTGSNLYIVPVYNNKKLVKKLVIKWCLIYVANLIGAIIVIFLILNTGILNDEIISSYLVKITDSKLKLTIVQAFVRGILCNFLVCLAVRVGEASDRVSGKIIGYIYVIGAFVINSFEHSIANMFFIPIGIILGAKQGLNYSWYTFIFNNLLPVTLGNIVGGALFVGTVYYIMHCRYFTNGDNCTMLKNSRSGDSGNF, encoded by the coding sequence ATGAAAACACCACAAGAAATAACGAAGAATTTATATAGTAAAGCAGTATCTTTTCTAGAAAGACCATGCAGAGAAATATTAATAGGAGGTATTTTAGCAGGGGTTTTTGTTAGTCTTGCTGCTATTACATCAGTAACAGTATGTAGTGATATGAGTTCATACTTTGGTATTGGTTTTACAAAACTAGTATTTGGAATAGTGTTTAGTTTAGGATTAATACTTATTGTTTTATCAGGTAGTGAGCTTTTTACTGGCAGCAACCTTTATATTGTTCCAGTTTATAATAATAAAAAGCTAGTAAAAAAACTAGTTATTAAATGGTGTTTGATTTACGTAGCCAATCTAATAGGAGCTATTATAGTTATTTTTCTAATCTTAAATACAGGAATTCTGAACGATGAAATAATAAGCTCGTATTTAGTTAAAATTACAGATTCAAAACTTAAATTGACCATAGTACAGGCATTTGTGAGAGGAATATTGTGCAATTTTTTAGTGTGTTTAGCAGTAAGAGTTGGTGAAGCTTCAGATAGAGTATCGGGAAAGATAATAGGATATATATACGTAATAGGTGCGTTTGTTATAAATAGTTTTGAACATAGTATTGCCAATATGTTTTTTATACCAATTGGTATAATTTTAGGAGCAAAACAAGGATTAAATTATTCATGGTATACATTTATTTTTAATAACTTATTGCCAGTTACTTTAGGAAATATAGTTGGTGGAGCATTATTTGTTGGAACAGTGTATTATATTATGCATTGTAGATATTTTACTAATGGAGATAACTGTACAATGTTGAAAAATAGTAGGAGTGGTGATAGTGGAAATTTCTAG
- a CDS encoding sigma 54-interacting transcriptional regulator: protein MEISRLEIKTIDRPNMTYDISGVFVKYNVNIIWMEVYTFVVYVKFKKLDLHMQSMIKNEILSINGVKSVKEINLISVEEREIEIKTIMDTVWQGIILLNKDENIKYINKYALENIFFTSEIDVINKNISELLSNHYYKIKKILKNVEKSREVVDLEVPFHNKNYLLSINSMISEDDILLGYIITLQDTKRMDKLLSLKRYENRITFKDIIGESNQIVDSIKNAKVFSQSDSSVLIMGESGTGKEIFARAIHNLSSRSTYPFVAVNCGAIPDQLLESELFGYEGGSFTGAKSNGKLGIFEIANGGTIFLDEIGEMPPHLQVKLLRVLQEKKMRKIGSDKETSINVRIISATNKNLNKMVKSNQFRLDLFYRINIFTLTIPPLRERREDIKVLVEYYVKQFSKKYYKDIKGITTNAMDKLMNYEWYGNVRELQNVIERTVALNYTGEIKQQDIMLNKSINIEYTNTPTSLKDTLGRIEKEIIIKALKNHNSIRKCAKTLGVSHTLLINRMKKYQINYSEWRH from the coding sequence GTGGAAATTTCTAGGCTCGAAATAAAAACAATAGATAGACCGAATATGACTTATGATATATCAGGTGTTTTTGTTAAATACAATGTAAACATAATATGGATGGAAGTATACACGTTTGTTGTATATGTGAAATTTAAAAAACTAGATTTGCATATGCAATCAATGATAAAAAATGAAATACTTTCTATAAATGGAGTAAAAAGCGTTAAAGAAATTAATTTGATTAGTGTAGAAGAAAGAGAGATAGAAATTAAGACTATTATGGATACAGTATGGCAGGGGATTATACTATTAAATAAAGATGAAAATATAAAATATATTAATAAATATGCTTTGGAAAACATTTTTTTTACATCAGAAATTGATGTAATAAATAAAAATATATCTGAATTACTATCAAATCATTATTATAAAATAAAAAAAATTCTAAAAAATGTAGAGAAATCCAGAGAAGTAGTGGATTTAGAAGTACCTTTTCATAATAAAAATTATTTATTGAGCATTAATTCAATGATAAGTGAAGATGATATTTTACTTGGGTACATTATTACATTACAAGATACTAAGAGAATGGATAAATTGTTAAGTCTAAAAAGATATGAAAATCGAATAACTTTTAAAGATATTATCGGAGAAAGTAATCAAATTGTTGATTCAATTAAAAATGCAAAAGTTTTTTCTCAATCCGATTCGTCAGTTTTAATAATGGGGGAAAGTGGTACGGGAAAAGAAATATTTGCAAGAGCTATACACAATTTAAGTAGCAGATCAACATATCCTTTCGTAGCTGTTAATTGTGGAGCAATTCCAGATCAATTGTTAGAAAGTGAATTGTTTGGATATGAAGGTGGAAGCTTTACAGGAGCTAAGAGCAATGGAAAATTAGGAATTTTTGAAATTGCTAATGGAGGAACTATATTTTTAGATGAAATTGGTGAAATGCCACCGCATTTACAAGTTAAATTACTAAGAGTATTACAAGAAAAGAAGATGAGAAAAATTGGTAGTGATAAGGAGACTAGTATTAACGTTAGGATTATATCTGCAACTAATAAAAATTTAAATAAGATGGTTAAATCGAATCAGTTTAGGCTTGATTTGTTTTATAGAATTAATATTTTTACATTAACAATTCCACCGCTTAGAGAAAGGAGGGAAGACATAAAGGTTTTAGTAGAATACTATGTTAAACAGTTTTCGAAAAAATATTATAAAGATATAAAAGGTATAACAACTAATGCTATGGATAAGTTAATGAATTATGAGTGGTATGGTAATGTAAGAGAATTGCAAAATGTAATAGAAAGGACAGTAGCTTTAAATTATACAGGTGAAATAAAACAACAAGATATCATGTTAAATAAATCTATAAACATAGAGTATACAAATACACCAACGTCGCTAAAAGATACTTTAGGTAGAATAGAGAAGGAAATAATCATTAAAGCTTTAAAGAACCACAATAGCATAAGAAAATGTGCAAAGACGCTAGGTGTAAGTCATACATTATTAATAAATAGAATGAAAAAATACCAAATCAATTATAGTGAGTGGAGGCATTAA